Sequence from the Fulvivirga ligni genome:
AGTAAATTATTATGGGTTGGATAAAAAGTAGATTTAGTGCAGTGCTTTTATGCTTAGTGGGTATCATGGGAGCTGGAAAAATCCAGGCTCAGGAGATCAGCATTAAGCTTGGGCCTGACGAGATTGGTGAAAACCAGGTGTGGACCATTACGCTTACTGCATCCAACGAGCGCCTACAGAATTACAGTGACTTTCCAGATATTGATGGCTTTCAGAAAAGAGGTACATCATCTTCTTCCTCCACTCAGATCATTAACGGACAAATTTCATCATCTCAGAGCGTTACTATGTCTTATCTGCCATCTGCTCAAGGCACCTATAGCTTGAAACCTTTTGTGATGCAGGTGAATGGAAAGTCTATTAAATCAGAAGGCACTACCATTAAAGTAGGTGGGGCTGTAGCCAGAAATCAAAGGAATGATCCTTTCAAAAGCTTTTTCGATCATGACCCCATGGACAACTTCTTCAACGACGATAGAAAAACGGAGTTTGTAGATATTAAAGAAGATGCTTTCTTATCCTTATCTACTGATAAAAAAGATGTGTATGTAGGTGAAGGACTCACTGCCAGCTTATCATTTTATGTAGCTGATAATAACCGTGCTCCGTTACAGTTTCATGATTTAGGAAAGCAGCTTGGAGAAATCCTTAAAGAACTACGCCCTGAAAACTGCTGGGAAGAGAATTTTAATATAGAAAACATTAACGGTGAGCCTATTGAGATTAATGGCAAGCGATATACTCAATACAAAATTTATCAGGCAGAACTTTACCCGCTCAACTCAGAACCAATTCAGTTTCCATCTGTGGGCCTTAAAATGATCAAGTACAAGGTAGCCAAAAACCCTTCTTTCTTCGGAAGAAACAAACAGGAAGACTTCAAAACGTTCTACAGCAAAGCTAAAACAGTAAAGGTGAAGCCATTACCAGCTCACCCTCTAAAAGACAGAGTGTCTGTGGGTGATTATAGTCTTAATGAGCGCCTTTCCGGCCAGCAGCTAGAAACCGGGCAAAGCTTCAGTTATGAGTTTAATATTTATGGCGAAGGCAACATCTCAGCTATTAATAAACCCATGGTAGATGGTGACGAAACCTTTGATTTCTATGATCCTAATGTGACTCAGAACATCAACCGAAGAAATAATAAAGTAACTGGCTCCAAGTCATTCAGCTATTTCGGCATACCTAAAGAGCCAGGAGATTATGAACTTACTGATTACTTTAAATGGATATTCTTTAATCCGAAAACCGAAAAATATGACACGCTAACCTCAAATAAAGTGGTGCATGTAACCGGTGAAAGTAAAAAGAACGAATATATACAAGCCAATGACATGGGTACCTTCTATGATCGATTGTCGACCGAAAACAATACGCTTAGGAGCACCACAGGTTTTGAATGGACTAAAATCTTTGTCAACATCTTCATTTTGGCTATGTTAGCGATTACTGCAGTAATTATTTTCAAAAAATAACCTACAACCTTAATACAATTGGGAAATTCTTTTGGCACTTTATTTAAAATAACCACTTTCGGAGAGTCTCACGGAAGAGCATTAGGAGTTATTATAGACGGCTGTCCTGCCGGACTGGAAATTGATGAAAGCTTTATACAAGCTGAACTTACAAGGCGTAAACCAGGACAGTCAAAAATCACTACCCAGAGAAAGGAAAACGACGAGTTTGAAATTCTTTCTGGCATCTTTGAGGGCAAAGCTACAGGCACACCTATTTGTCTGGTTATCCATAATCAAGACCAAAAAAGTAAAGATTATGCCCACATCGCTGAAAAATACAGACCTTCTCACGCAGACTACACTTATGATGTAAAATATGGTGTGAGGGACTATCGTGGTGGTGGCCGCAGCAGTGCCAGAGAAACTGCCGCCAGAGTAGCAGCAGGAGCTGTTGCCAAATTGTACTTAGAAAAAATTGGCGTTGACGTATCGGCTTATGTGTCTAAGGTGGGCAAAATAGAAGCCCCTGAACACCATAAGCTAGACTTAACCAAAACAGAAGACAACATAGTAAGATGCCCTGATGCGGAAACCGCAGAGAAGATGATTACTCTGATTGATGAAACCAGAAAAAATCAGGATACCATTGGTGGCGTTGTTACCTGTGTTATTAAAAACACTCCGGCTGGCCTTGGTGAGCCCGTATTTGATAAACTTCACGCAGAATTAGGCAAGGCTATGCTTAGCATCAACGCTGTGAAAGGGTTTGAATATGGCAGTGGCTTTAAAGGCGTTGAAATGTTCGGCAGCGAGCATAATGACATTTTCTATAATGACGGCGATGCCATTCGTACCGAAACCAATCACTCGGGAGGTATTCAGGGTGGAATTTCAAACGGAGAAGATATTTATTTTAATGTAGCTTTTAAGCCTGTGGCCACTATCATGAAGGACCAACCTTCTGTAGATAGCTCAGGGGAAGACGCTACCGTAAGCGGTAAAGGTCGTCATGACCCTTGCGTAGTGCCGCGTGCCGTACCTATAGTAGAAGCCATGGCCGCTCTGGTTATAGCTGATTTCTATTTGATGAACCAAACCGCAAAATTGTCTATTTAATTTTTTAAGCTTTTATGAAGAAACTTCCATTACACGTTAAGATCATTATCGGCCTTGTAGTCGGGATTATTTATGCCTTTATTTCAAGTGCCCTGGGCTGGAATGAATTTACCATTAACTGGATAAACCCCTTCGGTACTATTTTCATCCGACTACTTAAGTTCATTGCAGTACCATTGGTTTTATTCTCAATAATAGGTGGAGTTTCTGGTTTAAGCGATGTCTCTAAACTGGGTAGACTTGGGGCTAAAACATTGGGTATTTATTTAGTGACAACGGTAATAGCAGTAGGCATAGGCTTGCTGTTAGTTAACTTAGTAAAGCCTGGTAACTTCATAGAAGATAGTCAGCGTGTTAAAAACAGAATTAGTTATGAGCTATGGGTGCAATCTACAGCTGGTGTTGAATCTGTAAAAGACAATAAGCACTTTCTTGCAGATCCTGAATATGCAGAAGAGGTAAAGGCTATGACTAGCATAGCGCAGCAAGAAGCTGCTGCCAACGCTGCAGATAATGAGAAAGTAGCGGAAAAAATGAAAGCTGCCGAAAGCACTAAGGGTGGATCTCCTCTACAATTTTTGGTGGATATGGTACCAGAAAATATTGTTCAGTCTATTAGCGATAATGGCTTAATGCTTCAGGTTATATTCTTTGCCATCTTCTTTGGCATATGCCTCGCCATTGTACCTGCAGAAACTGGAAAACCGGTTATTGATTTCATCAACAGCATTAATGAAGTATTTCTTAAAATGGTAGACCTGGTAATGAAAGCCGCACCATTTTTCGTTTTTGCTCTATTGGCAGGAGTTATTGCTAAAATGGCAGACACACCGGCAGAAGTTTTTGAAATATTTAAAAGCTTAGGTTCTTATTCTATAACGCTTTTGATAGGCTTAGCTTTTATGGTCTTTGTTTTCTATCCGGCTCTGCTTATGATCTTTGTTAAAAAACTGAGTTATAAAGAATTTTTCAAAAACATAAGTCCAGCACAGTT
This genomic interval carries:
- a CDS encoding BatD family protein; the encoded protein is MGWIKSRFSAVLLCLVGIMGAGKIQAQEISIKLGPDEIGENQVWTITLTASNERLQNYSDFPDIDGFQKRGTSSSSSTQIINGQISSSQSVTMSYLPSAQGTYSLKPFVMQVNGKSIKSEGTTIKVGGAVARNQRNDPFKSFFDHDPMDNFFNDDRKTEFVDIKEDAFLSLSTDKKDVYVGEGLTASLSFYVADNNRAPLQFHDLGKQLGEILKELRPENCWEENFNIENINGEPIEINGKRYTQYKIYQAELYPLNSEPIQFPSVGLKMIKYKVAKNPSFFGRNKQEDFKTFYSKAKTVKVKPLPAHPLKDRVSVGDYSLNERLSGQQLETGQSFSYEFNIYGEGNISAINKPMVDGDETFDFYDPNVTQNINRRNNKVTGSKSFSYFGIPKEPGDYELTDYFKWIFFNPKTEKYDTLTSNKVVHVTGESKKNEYIQANDMGTFYDRLSTENNTLRSTTGFEWTKIFVNIFILAMLAITAVIIFKK
- the aroC gene encoding chorismate synthase — its product is MGNSFGTLFKITTFGESHGRALGVIIDGCPAGLEIDESFIQAELTRRKPGQSKITTQRKENDEFEILSGIFEGKATGTPICLVIHNQDQKSKDYAHIAEKYRPSHADYTYDVKYGVRDYRGGGRSSARETAARVAAGAVAKLYLEKIGVDVSAYVSKVGKIEAPEHHKLDLTKTEDNIVRCPDAETAEKMITLIDETRKNQDTIGGVVTCVIKNTPAGLGEPVFDKLHAELGKAMLSINAVKGFEYGSGFKGVEMFGSEHNDIFYNDGDAIRTETNHSGGIQGGISNGEDIYFNVAFKPVATIMKDQPSVDSSGEDATVSGKGRHDPCVVPRAVPIVEAMAALVIADFYLMNQTAKLSI
- a CDS encoding dicarboxylate/amino acid:cation symporter, with translation MKKLPLHVKIIIGLVVGIIYAFISSALGWNEFTINWINPFGTIFIRLLKFIAVPLVLFSIIGGVSGLSDVSKLGRLGAKTLGIYLVTTVIAVGIGLLLVNLVKPGNFIEDSQRVKNRISYELWVQSTAGVESVKDNKHFLADPEYAEEVKAMTSIAQQEAAANAADNEKVAEKMKAAESTKGGSPLQFLVDMVPENIVQSISDNGLMLQVIFFAIFFGICLAIVPAETGKPVIDFINSINEVFLKMVDLVMKAAPFFVFALLAGVIAKMADTPAEVFEIFKSLGSYSITLLIGLAFMVFVFYPALLMIFVKKLSYKEFFKNISPAQFLAFSTSSSAATLPVTMECVEENMGVSKNISSFVLPVGATVNMDGTSLYQAVAVVFLAQMHMVDLTVAQQLTIVLTATLASIGSAAVPSAGLVMMIIVLQSVGLNPAWIAIIFPVDRILDMCRTVVNVTGDASVSTLIAKSEGELPKYS